From one Esox lucius isolate fEsoLuc1 chromosome 11, fEsoLuc1.pri, whole genome shotgun sequence genomic stretch:
- the narfl gene encoding cytosolic Fe-S cluster assembly factor narfl → MASHFSGVLQLTDLDDFITPSQECVKPVKLEKKQGRSLAKIQIEDDGTYFQVNRDGGKQKLEKAKISLNDCLACSGCITSAESVLITQQSHEEIYKVLRNNKACVPESRVVVVVSVSPQSRASLAARYGLSSSEAGRRLTAFFKGLGVHHVFDTSFSRSFSLLESQREFIERFHRKEQDKQALPMLASACPGWICYAEKTHGEFILPYISSTRSPQQMMGSLVKGFFASQQGLSPQQIYHVTVMPCYDKKLEASRPDFYLKEAETREVDCVITSGEVLKMLEEENLSLNDVESAPLDTMFSSVCGDELLSHAGSGSGGYLHHVFRHAAKQLFGEEVKELTYKTLKNKDFQEVTLEKDGIVLLRFAAAYGFRNIQNLVQKLKRSKSPYHFVEVMACPSGCLNGGGQVKSLPEQDNKELLQQVEDLYRAERCVVPDEEQRVAEIYQSWLRSVGEERARELLHTQYHAVEKTSNGLLVKW, encoded by the exons ATGGCGTCCCATTTTAGTGGGGTTTTGCAGTTGACGGATCTGGATGACTTTATCACACCTTCACAG GAATGTGTGAAACCAGTAAAGTTGGAAAAGAAGCAAGGCAGATCTTTGGCTAAAATCCAAATAGAAGATGACGGGACCTATTTCCAGGTTAACCGG GATGGTGGAAAGCAGAAGCTGGAAAAAGCTAAGATCTCTCTGAATGATTGCTTGGCCTGCAGTGGCTGTATCACTTCTGCTGAGAGTGTCCTAATTACACAGCAGAGTCATGAGGAGATCTACAAGGTGCTACGCAACAACAAg GCGTGTGTACCAGAGtccagggtggtggtggtggtgtctgTGTCCCCCCAGTCCAGAGCCTCCCTGGCGGCACGCTACGGCCTGAGTAGCAGTGAGGCAGGCAGGAGGCTCACCGCCTTCTTCAAGGGCCTGG gGGTCCATCATGTTTTTGACACAAGCTTCAGCCGGTCCTTCAGCCTGTTGGAGAGCCAGAGGGAATTTATAGAGCGATTTCATCGGAAGGAGCAAGACAAGCAGGCCCTGCCCATGCTGGCTTCTGCCTGCCCAG GTTGGATCTGCTATGCAGAGAAGACCCATGGAGAGTTCATCCTTCCCTATATCAGCTCCACCCGCTCCCCACAGCAGATGATGGGCTCTCTGGTGAAAGGATTTTTTGCTAGCCAACAG GGTCTTAGCCCTCAGCAAATCTACCATGTGACTGTGATGCCCTGCTATGATAAGAAACTGGAGGCATCCAGGCCTGACTTCTACCTGAAGGAGGCAGAAACCAGAGAGGTGGACTGTGTCATCACCTCAG GAGAAGTTCTGAAGATGTTAGAGGAAGAGAACTTATCCCTTAATGATGTGGAGTCAGCCCCACTAGATACAAT gttcagtagtgtgtgtggtgatgAATTGCTAAGCCATGCTGGGAGCGGTTCAGGAGGATACCTCCACCATGTGTTCAGACACGCTGCCAAGCAGCTGTTTGGAGAAGAGGTGAAAGAGCTAACCTATAAGACACTTAA GAACAAGGACTTCCAGGAGGTTACCCTGGAGAAAGACGGCATCGTCCTGCTGCGTTTCGCAGCCGCCTACGGCTTCCGTAACATCCAGAACCTGGTGCAGAAACTCAAGAGGAGCAAGTCACCCTACCACTTTGTTGAGGTCATGGCCTGTCCGTCAG GATGTCTGAATGGTGGAGGGCAGGTGAAGTCGTTACCCGAGCAGGACAACAAGGAGCTACTACAGCAGGTGGAGGATCTGTACAGGGCAGAGCGGTGTGTAGTGCCCGATGAGGAACAGCGCGTGGCAGAGATCTACCAGTCCTGGCTACGTAGTgtaggagaggagagagccAGGGAGCTACTGCACACACAGTACCACGCAGTGGAGAAGACCAGCAACGGCCTGCTTGTCAAATGGTGA